The DNA window TTGACACCAGCTCTGATATACCAAGAGACTTCTTAACTGATTTGTGTTACTAACACCATGAACTAGTAGCAAGGTACTTTCTGACTGAGTAAGCTTCCAACCTCCTCCAGTAAAAGGTGTTTAAGGTCCACTCAGACTGTGGTTCCTGAGCTCTCCTTCACCTGCCAACAGGCCAGTAGTTTTGGATAAGCCTCAATATTAGCACAGGCAGCACACAAAATGGTATCTGTCATTTATGACTGATTGCTCCATACAGCAGCTCTCCTTCCAAGAGATCTGCTTCTTCAgagctacagaaatattttgttcactATTAGCACTAATCTGCAGGCTTTACTCTGAGTGACAGCATAAATCTACACGGTTCTATGGATTAAAATATTGCTACATCTCACTGCACAATAGTTTAggtgaaaagaataaataaagcagTCTGAAAATAGTTTTGTTGAAAGATGCATGCACATGAACAAAACTGGACCATTTATTCTTATCTTACCTTCTTAGATCGCCAACAACGACAGTACACAGCCTTGTCTCCCAGATCTTCCATGTCAAACGCATGGACTACCTTGGGGTTATCCTTCTGGATATGGGGATTCACCATGGCTTTGCAGCATTTGTCTTTAGAGAGAAATTTTTTGTAAGCTAGGTACCCgacagcagctgctccagcagctaaGGAGACTGCAGCAATCCATTCCActggaataaaagaaaagaagaaaaagagactgTCAGGTTTTGACCACAACATTCTATTAAAACTACTCATAGTAGTAAATGTCACCATGCTCATGGCAATACCTCTACTTTCCAACAGACCTTTTTGTTCTGTAGTGGTAACACAGTACTTGAGAAGAATATTTGCTTTTGGCACTCGCCCAGTTAAGCTGCTCCTTTCTACTGCTCAGAGTTCTCCTTCACCCCAATCCCTTCTACACCAGGGCTAGGATTAACCTGAcaggattttggggttttttaaccttttatttgGGAACCTCTGACATCAACATTGGTAGTATGGTGTTTCCAAGCCCAGCACGTTAAACCAGCTACAAGTACACCCTGTAGCAGCAAAACCCACTGTTGTTTCAGTTGCAGGAAAGTCACTAAAAACACTCAGCAGCAACAACCCAAGCAGGATCCCCCAGAAGGTATGTGCACTGAGTAGCTCTTAACAGAATGCAACTTGTAACTTAAAAAAAGTTAACAGGTATTTGGCAATGGGGAAATTATTTAATATACTACCACTTCAGAAGAGTAACAAAAGACAGCTTAGATTAAATCCCTACTGTGGTGTACAGGAAAGAACATGGATCCAAAACCAGTATATTTAAGAATAATAGCACGAGTTTATTTTAACTGGATTAGGTCCTGACTCTCTGAAGGACacttccattaaaaagaaatcctctTTCCACCACCTCTCATCCTCACTTTTCCTCCCTCGAGTTATCTCTGAAACGTTTGCTGTCTTGCTCACTTAGgataatttccttttctgcaaggagttttcctactttttttgtggctctattgttttctctctgcctggTGAAAACATGCTGGACTTTGGCCCAAAAGTTCTCATTGTGGCAACAGCGCCAGCCGTTCCTCtcagagctgcaggcagctgctctttctttgctttttatccACCACTTCTACTCACACGTATACTCCTAACGTGTACATACAGAGTTTGACAGACAAATTAACAGGAATTTAAGTTTTAGCACATTTACACAAGAAAACTAGAGCAGTCTCCAGTTGGGAATTTCTATCCTGCTCTTCCATGTTAGCATTGGATTTGAAAGATGCCAAGCCAGATGGCATCTTTGGAGCAAGAGACATTACTACATTAAAGgctaagaagaaacaaaaagccttTGTTAGTTCTTGCTACTTTCCACCACTCACTgacttgctgtgctgctgctgtgagctTGCACTAAAATGATCAAGGTTTTCTGCCCTGTCCCGCGGCCTTTTTTAAAATCCGTATTTTAAATTCCTCAGCTAAAACACGGCATTAGTGCACACACACCATACTGATCCACAAGGGTCTGGATATAGCAACTGGTGGAATCAGACAAAGTATTTGTATGATGTCTGTAGCCATGTCAGATCAGGGAAGGCAGGCACTCCCTGTAGTCTTACTAAAGGAGTAAAGGATGCAGAAATCCTTcaaagttcattttctttgtaaatgaagTGGAAGAGACCAACATATACTGAGGCCTCCCCTGCAAACGAGTGACGATCCCTCCCTAAAACAAAAAGGTGATATTAAGGTACAGAAAACCATCTTTAACATCAAAGAATTTAGGGCATCTCTCTGCTCCTAAACTCCTTAAAACAATAAAAGTCCCAGAGAGCATATTGTGAACTCAGTGGTTGATATACATCCACTCACTTCCCACCTCTTTATCTTCCCATTAGAAACTAGCCAGAGTAatgcattaattttaataggGTAGGGTAAAGTAGTGAGGTGAAATTAAAGAAGGgattctatgaaaaaaacccaacctgcttTAATTTAGCAAAACAGCCCAAACTATTCCAAAGAACTGCCACAGCTTAAATCAGAGGCAGCAGGTTCCCCCAAGGAAAGCCACTGCAGAGAGTGCAGCACCCTTTCCCCTTCTCACTTGAGCCCATTTCCCCAAGCAGAAcggggctgtggcagggaggaggtacCCAACCAGTTCAGGGACAAGCTGGCTCTGACAAGGTTCAGGTGATTTCTCATGAAATGTCAAGTGCAGCTATAACAGCGGCAGGCAAAATCAGAGGTACTGCCCATACCGGggatttcagaaaagcagcagttgCAAGGACTGCCCGAGCTGCTAGCTGACACATTGTCCACGGACCAAGTCTTACCCAGCGTTTCTAAGTATCTGATGAGGGGACAGAGATGGACCATATCCATTCCCTTAAGCAAAATAAGGGGAAAGAGTGACTCTAATGAAGACCAAGGATGACTCCTATAACTGAACCAGCCTTTAAGGTGCTGCACCATAAGGAAGCTGACCTTCTATTGCACTTATCCAAAAGTCTAGGTCAGTTTAACAAACCAGCAGAGGAAAAGATTCTgatgataaaaatatttccagtgtgAGCAGGAAAGTCTGTAAATTCTGTAGCTTTGCAGCCCATTCCAAAGAGCTGTTCTGCACATCTGCAGCCAACCCAGATCCCTCTGACCATCCCTCAGGCCACCTACCACAGCCACAGACAGCACATCCAGCTCAACAAGCAGAGATCATTAATTCAAAGTAATTGTAATCTCATATTTCAATGACTTTCTACTTCTTCTGAGGGCCAGATTCATCTATTACACACAGGGGCAGACTGTATACATACAAACAGCTTAAGATATTTTTGCTTATAATAGATCATAGTGTCTTTTGTACTGTATTAGCTTTTTTCCAATCACTTCTCTGGAGCAGTATGATATCAACTGCTAATACAGGAAATTCAAACATTTAAAGCAGTTTATTCTTTACATTTCGGCACTGCCTTAATAAGCATCATGTAAATTTATGAAAGCTATTTGAATTTAACAAATAGACTCTCTCTCATCATGATATCATCCTGCAAGGTTTCAGAGGCAGTAAGTTTTGTTGTCCactgttgttttgtttcacaAACAGATTTAGAAGGGCTGCAATGCCCATTTCATCTTTCAAACTAAGTTAATCATAAAACTGTAcctggaagaaaaacacttttcagaagtttttaaatgctttaaactCTGTTTCAAGAGGCTTCTGGTGCCAATTCAACAGTTCGCTGCCAAACAAGGTCATGCATATATTACTGGAAGAGGCATCCGCTAACAGAGTGACATTGATGTGGAATGtcaaggttttttattttttttttaaaaacactgaaagcaACTTTTGAGTAATTATTAAACAAATCCCAATTCTGgtataataccaaaacacattAGAAGTCACTAGACAACAAGACACTACAGGCCTGTGTAACCGCAGAAAAATTGTTTCAATGTCATGAGCACTAAAGGATGGGAAAGGTTTGGCTAAAACTCCGGAAAAATTAACACATGAAGGAGAGAAAGTAAGAGAGATGggaaaaaggaaactgaagtCCAAAGAATGCAATCCCAGGAGAGCAGGCAGTGCACAgaattaaacaacaacaaaaaaatcaaaataggaGAACAGCAACAAGCCAATGATGGgaattctattttcttctatattcTTTGGACATATCCCAATGAACAAGAGATTTGATTCACAAagtttctcctctcttctctctaaACAGATAGAATATTACTCTGCATGTTTCCAGGATCTAGGCTACAGAGGTACTTTTAGTATCTACCAGAGCGCTCAAACAGATTTTATCTGCAGGAAGAACATGCGTTTACCATCTGCACTGACAAGCACAAGAAGAAACTGAGATGGTCTTGGCTCTGCCAGGAGTATGCGATCCTTGCTACGACACATATCAGTTTACTTTCCAGGAATTGGCAACAACATGGGGGATAGTTGCACCCCTACAAAGGTAGTCAGAGAAAGTCCTAAGAGGCAATTTTCAAGttacctctactgcttaaaagATGTCCATGTTATTTTAAAGTCAGCTACAGAGTAATAATTCCAGAtgtgaaaaatctgtatttttttgtcttcagaaatgcTTATAACTTTCAAGTGTTGTTCTCCTCCTTTTGTTGCCAATGAAGAAGCTATTATCATCCAAGAGTTGTTTGTGACAGTTCAGTAGTGTAACTCTCACAACAAAAGGCCACCTTTCTCCAGGCCATGCTTGGAGAAATAGAGGACACTCGCTTACTGAGGAGTCATCCAGGATAACTGGCTGCACAGAAAGCCGAACAGTAGAAGCAGGTAAAAGTCACATCCACCACTTCACAGCATCCACAAGAAATGGGATTATGACTGACAAGCTTAATTTAACCAAAACCATAAGGTAAAGAGACTACCCGAGGGAGAAAGATTGTTGTACCTGGCCCTTAAACAGCTAAAGACAAGCCACTGTGATCAGATCTGTGGTCAGTGTGGGGTCACACCTGCAAACAACCACATTACAACAAAAAGCACTAGCTGCGCTCTTCAGTACCTTGCAAAGGCTAACCTTTCAGCATATATGCACACCAATATACACTGAAGCAATTAACTCTCCAATTACTGTCAGGAATTAGATCCCACAAAAACACAGGAAGTTTCAGGTGTCTAGTTTTCTCTAGGGAAACAGGCATTAGGATGACTTCCAGAATTCATCAGCCTGAGACACACACAAGCTGAAGAAAGAGCTGTGACCTGCCAGTCTCCAGGTGATGATCAAGTTTAATCTTGACAGAAATCACATTAACCACATGCTGCCACCTCCTCCTAAACAAAACACCTTCCAGACTGCTCTGATCAGCTGTTCCCCTGCCTTCCTGGGATAAGAATATTTTCGGTTTAATTAGGAGCAcgttcttctccctcccccacaaaCCAAGTTTTCTTCTCAATTCCTACTGTGTAGAAACTGCTCTAATTCTTGCAAGTTTATAAGTGACAGTAAACTCCCATTGGGAATGCAACCTGGCTGCAAGCTATTACCAAGTCATCTTCAGGGCTTTGGTTTGCTTACTTTAACAAGCACAGCCTTCCATTACTAGAACCTATTTTAGACTACAGTGATGCCTTTGCCACCATTCTCTGTACCAGCAGCAtacacgcccccccccccaatctatCTGGATGGAGTACCCTGACTTAAGGGCATAAACCATGAGCAGCTCTGCAACTGGAAACCACAGCCATGCAGGTGAAGTTCATTTTTTGGAGGAAATCAGATAATTCAGCTCTCCACTCTCTCCTTCATCCATCCCAATCCTTTCATCCTGCCCAGTTGCCCAACAGCATTTAAAACACACAACTCTACTTCAGGCATAGATCAGGTCAATCATTACACTGTGCAATTATCACCATTATGCCTACTGTACAGTACTGGCCTTTGAGGATAAATTAAAACCCCAGAAAGCTACAGGTTTTCATTAAATTTACAGCCGGCAGCCTCACATAAAGTACGAGGCCTGAACAAAGGCAAAGCCCAACAGCGAGGCGGCAaggggaaaagcagaaataaagcagcGGTGCCTGAAACAGGCTGCTCCCCATCACAAATAAAACCTGGCGGGTGGCCGGAGCTGACTCCAAGGGCCGAAACGCACTCAAGGGCCTGGCGCGGACGTCAACGCCCTCCAGGCCTTCACAGAGTGGAGTCGAGCCGAGCCGGGAGGGTCCCTCAGGGACTGCAGGCCAGACCGCCGACCCTCCCCCTCCCTAACCGGCTACGGGGGGCGGATTTTATTTAGGTACGCATCTACCCAGCCGCCACCCGCCGCAGGGGGCGGCCACGGCCGCCATTTTGTCCCCGGGGGTCCGGCGGCGCGAGAAACGCGGGGGGTGCGGGGGAAGGGACGGATGAACGGGACACGGACAGACACACGACACCCTCCCCTGCcgccccttcccagccctctccGCCGGCACACGGGGTACCCGTGGCCGCCCCGCACGCCCCTACCCCGCACAGCGGAGTTGTGCCCCGGCCCCATCGCTCCCGCTCCAACGCCGCAGAGGACACGCGCACCGCCTCACACCCCACCGCGCACGCGCCGCCCACCGCCCGCCCGTAAAATGGCGGCGGGGCCCCTCCCCTTAAAGGCGCCGCTCGCGAAGAAAAGGAGCGCCCAGGGTGGGGCCGCCCTCCCGCCGAGAGGGTGGTCACGGGTGGTAGCTGAATCGCACCGCGGAGGAGGAGGGAGCGAGGAGGTCTTGCGGAGCCCTGTGGCTGGCCTGACACCCGGCACGGGGCCCTCAGGGAGCGCAAAGTGGGCTCTGAGGCCTGTAGAGGCCTCTACAAGTGTAAAATGGTGGTGGGCGTCACTGAGTGTCCAGAGGAGACACCGGCTTGGCGTGGCCGCGCGTTCTCCTCTGCCGGCAGCGTCGCTGGGTGCCTTCGCTTACCAGGGCTCTGCAAACCGCCCAGAACACGCTGTCGTATGAGCCAAACTAAAGAGCGATACCCTGAGCGACAGCTGCCTTAAACCTCACTAACTCAGGTGTTGATGTGAGAATTGCTCGTCTTCAAAAAAAGTAGCATCAGAGTCTTGTACCTCATTAAGGACTTGCTAGTCTGGACCTACTTAACAGCTTTTTCAGCCAGCACACCTCTCCTGCTCCTTTCAGGCAGCACCGTGAGCGTGACATCTGGCTTTCGCTGACACAGCATGCCTGCAAAGGACGTGACCTTCAAACACCTTTTATTCTCTGAGCACAAACAGCTTCACGGCGCTTTAGCTTCCCCGTCATCCACAGTAATCCCGAGCGGGATGAGGACAAGATCGAAACAAAGCCCGCTCGCAAAACGCAGGCAATTTTAAACCCcgcttaaaaagaaagaaaatattcccCTTCCGCAGCCGTGCCGCGGCCCTGAGGCGGGGCGCGCACCGCCGGCCGCCAGGAggcagcagcgccgccgccgcgctccccgcgggCTGCGCTTGGCGGGGCTGCGCAGGCGCAGGCGGACACAAAGGGCCCGGCGAgcgcgcgcccgccccgcgccgccccgccccgcgcccttttccccgccgcccgccgccgtgGCGCGCGCGGATGCCGTTACCCGCCCGCTCCGCCCTcccccggccgcgctccccgccgccgcccgccctgcgCTCCCATGGCGCTGAAGCGGATACAGAAAGTGAGTGGGGTCGGGAAGGGGGCGGGAGGGGCCCGtccgccccgccgctgcccggtGGTGGTGGGCCGGGCCGCGGCTCAACGGCAGCCGTTCTCCCGCGTTGTCTCCGCCCGCGATCCGTCCTTTTCCCCCTCCGTCACCCGGATCGTGCCCCTATTGCTCTCCTCCGGTTGCCAGAGCCGGTCCCGTGTCCCGCAGGGTCGCCTCAGGGGGCGGAGGGGCCCAgcgcggggtggggcggggctgtCCTGGTGGGAGCGGGCGTGAGGGGGGGACAAAGTGGCCCTTGGGGGTCTCGCTGCAGCGGCTGGGCTGTTCACCTTCGTGAGGGCCCCCACCCCGGGTCACTTGTAACCTGCCGTTAATAACGCGTCTGAGATGTTTCCCGAAGCACTGGGTGAAAGGCGGAATGGTGTCAAGGGGTTATCTTTAGTAAAGGTGTAAGATCTCTGTCGCCAAAACGTTGCCCTTCTGTTGTGCACAGCTTGGTTAGCTCTGTGCACAAGTTGTTTTCCACATTAGGAAGTGCTGTCAGCCCAGTACTTGATATGACCTTTGAATGTATCCCAGTTTGTAGAGGTTTTAGATAATATTTGTAAACGGCCAAGTTCTAAGTGAGGAGTAAATTTCTGGAGTCCTGTTGTTTGGCAAGACCTTACTGGTCGTTGTACCGAACAGACAAAAAAAGCATTACGGCTGGTAAACATAGAAGTTGAGTTAATGGTAGTGCATTGGCCGTGTTACAGAATACGTggtattttgttgctgttgacaCACCATGTTTAGTTGGTGTTTGTGCTGTCCTGGTTCTGTGACTGCACTTGTAATTTCTTGTTCTGGATTCCCTTTTGCTGTTGGGAAATGTTGGTATTACAGACACAGGATTCTGTAATGACCAGTTAATGACCCTGCAGCGAGTAGATTTGGGATACCCTACAATAGATAGAAAGTTATTTGGATGGATTTCTGCCAGAAGTCAGTTGTCATGTCTCATGCTATAAATCTTGTTATGCCTTTGCAGGTAGTGCGATTAAGGGAGATTTTTGTTACTTCATACCACATATCTGTTGTGAAAGTTGCATTTGAACACTATATCAAATATGAACTACAGTGATTTTCTCTAGCAATAACTCTGGTATGCTTCTACATGTTTTAGGAATGCTGtgtcttttcttgcctttttagtTTCCCACCTTTTCCTGAAGGCGTTGTTCTGAGGGTTGTTCTGAAtacctcttctttcctcttcttgttCAGTTTCATTCTGCTAAGGTGCACAGACAAAGTGGAAAATATGGTAGTCTTTTAGTATTTTTGAGATGGAGTGGTAGTTTGGGGCCTTCCAAATGAGGTCCTGGTAGAATAGGattgttctctttatttttctcttatcaCATTCCCTGcgtaacttttctttttgctttagaGATTTCCATACGTATCGGAAACCCACAGTTCTCTTTAGTGTGGCATTTAAAAACTTTGTGTTCAACAGATGTGAAATTATGGGTAGACTATTTATGAAAGAGTATCTTTCATCCTGCTAGCCTTATTAGATTCTGGTTTTACtttatgaaaatgaagaaatgcttACCAGGATGCTGACTTCAAGGTGGTATAAGATTTCCCGATTATGCAATAACTTATATCTGAAATGTGAAGAGATATCGGTGAAGGACCTGCCAGAAGAGTTGAGATTAGATTCAGAACTAGTTACCTTTTGCTTCTAGTTTGCTGCAGAAATGACTATtactgtcttccttttttccattaaCTACCCTCATCACTCTCTGTTGCCTTTCCAGGGCAAGAAAAAGTACTGCTAGAGGGAtttggccagcagcctgcctcaAGAGCACAAGAGGGAAGTGGCAAGGAAATAGAATTGTTTCAAATGGAAAGTTAAAATGAAGGGGAGAAGCTGGAAAAGGCAAACTATCTGGGTGTCTGTAATATGTAGagttttcctgaaaatgaagaaactgGAAGTTTAAGGCTAGATGTAATGTATTTGTATGATGGTGTATTTATCCCCTCTAACTTCCTGATGTTTCAGACTGGCTTATAAAGGTTGTATGTAGCAGTGTTGTATCTCAAGGGTAGGGAGGGGTAAGATCTGGAGTAGAGGAAATGCTGTAAGGGCTTCATAGTTTCACAACATGCCTAGAAGAACTCTTTGGAGAACAAAGCGCTGTCAGAAAACACAATGGTATTATTTGGGAGCTTGTCAGTCTAGACGTACTGTCTGAAGTTAAGCTTGGGTGGTTTTAGGGTGGTTCAGAATTGTACTTGAACACAGCTAAGGGAACTTTGTGGCAAGCTTGAGTGTGTGTTCACAATAATTTTGATAATTTGTGTGTTCAGGATGATAGGACCTACAGAGGAAGCAAAGCTGTAGTACGTGGAAGTGGTAGTAAGTATATTTTTGTCTCATACTGGTTGGGATTCCAATTTCTAAATAGTATTGCCATGTCATCTGTGTTGTTGCATCCCGTGTTCTGTTGATCACCCTTGAGGGACTCCTCCAAGGAGGGCAACCTGTGGACTTCAAGACTAGGCACTAGAAATGGAAAGATGTATTGCGCTTGGGAGCTTTCTTAAAAAATGAGCAGCTGAATAACCAATGAGCAAGGTAGTTGCTGCCCATGGAAGCATGCTCAGCTTAGTGCTGCGGGTGGAAGAGCAGTGAGGATGGGAGCCCTGCTGCGCAAACACAGCTGTCAGCACCGCCTCCACGACAAATTCATCTCGGAGTTGCTCAGAGAATCTCAGATGGACGCAGGTTTCTTATTCATCTTAAGCTGAGGAGCCTGTGTTAGTTTACCTTGtcagtgctttgctttgctaTTGCGTGAAAGGGTCTATGTTTCTACGCTGTCAAAAACTTCAGGCTGCGCTCTGTGCTTGATGTAGAAGTAGTTCCTTGGGGCGGCAGTCACTTCTCTGTAGTCTGTGACGCACCAGTGAAAGAATAACATGTGGTTTTGTGGGCATTGTAAATTCAAGATGTTGCAAATTACGAAAACAAAACCAATAGTGAGGGTTTTAGTTGGGAAGTGATATTGTGCAAAGAAGCCTTTATTGTTACCACCTCTGGAAATTGAGACACCGTGGCTTTTGTGCAAGGTAGAAAATAATTGAGGCTCTCAGGTTATGCAAGTTAGTCCGTAGGTCAGTTCTGCCCATCCGTCCTATGCAGAGCCATTTTTCTGAGATTCCTGTTCTGAATTCTTTGTTTACATAGCTAATTGTGAGTTTGCTGTCCTGTCAGTTCAGTATTGCAGTTGAGGAGATTGATTTCATTATAAATTCAGTACTTGTGGTTGCTCCTCTAGTGTTAATGAGGGGTTGATGTTGTGCTTGTTAATGGCTCAGGCTGTTTTGAAATATGTACAAAACCTGTGTTTACTTTTGTTATAGGCACAAAAAAATAGGACTTAGAAGAGATTTTGAAACCAGTTAGAAGAGACATTTGAAGACTGATTTAAAAATAGCTGCTGTTTTTTATCTTGTTGGTGCATAGTGCTTGATTGTTTTTCTCCTACAACTCAGTAAAATAGAAGCATTCAAACATTTAGATATGTCAATGAACTATATGCCTGTTTGTTTCAGTATGTGTTTCATATATGAGTAGACTAACAGGACAGACAGACTTGAATATTTATGTTGAAAATAACTTTTGTCACTGTAAATTGACTCAAGTAAATAAAATTCTACCAATATTTGTGGTTTAGATTTTGACTTAAACTGTTGAGTCACATGCTGTCTTTAGATGGTAATAAACATACCGAGGAAACTTCTTTTTTGGATCCgtaacataaaatgttttaatttgctttcagagCATCAGCTGTGAtatcacagcaatatttttttgcattaaaactgTATAAAAATAGAACATATACTTTCTTACTAAGACTTACCTTTATACTGAGAAACATGATAACTATTTGCTTTCCATTTACCGAATTTATGAAGAACAGAGAGAATCCTTTAACTAGTCTTAAGTATaatcactggggtttttttgacagatgGTTCCAAACAGCATTAATATAATAGCAGCAGGGTATGCGTGGAGTTGGTAGGAAGTGAGTCTGTGGTCTACAGTGCATTTTGTGCAAGAAATGAGGAACATAGCTGGCAAATACAAAAACCTACATTTTAAATAACGGTGTGGAAAAGGGCTCTGTGGTTTTGTGTCGCTCAGAGaattaaaatagcttttagtGATGCTGCCTGCAGTTTATTTTGGTCTTCTGATAGtctgcagtcttttttttctaactttttttttaattgaaaaaaaaaatgagacatttttagATCTTTTTCTTGTTATACTCAAGCTCATAGCCACTGAGTGTCCATGAGTCCACTGAGAATATTTATCTCCTTGTTATCAAAGCATCCTTTACAATCTTGTTCCAGTAGCTTTTTAGGAGAGAAGCCTGACTGCTAATAAAGCATGTAAGTGTTAAACTGACCTTCCAGTCTTCACCAACTTTATGAAATACATCCTGTGTTATACTTTGGCAATGTCTGcacattcagaaatatttccagcATTTATAGGTTACCGTAGGGTGTGTTTTACATCTGTTaaactagatttttaaatttttgccttACGCTGCCCACAGAGCTATTCTGTGGTGTGTGTGGTGCAATGAAAGGTGATAATTTGGAGGCTTTGCTGTGTCCATCTCCAGTAATTGTCATTTGGCATCTGTAGCATTATGCTAATACTCCTTTATTAGCTACTCCCGGTCACGGATCCCACTTGCTTTtgtgctctgctgctgttctgtgattACAAACAGGAGAAATAGTTTGCTGTAGCACCCATCCATTGCAACCAGAGAGGCATAGAATTAACAGTATTCTGCTCTACTCtgtaatattttctgtgtttgagaGGATTAGAAGATTTATTCCTACCACTGTCCTCAGCTTAGCTGTTTTCTCTGTACAGGTTGATCCTGGCTGTACTGGGATACTGTGGCACGTGTTGGAGCTCTTGAGAGGTGCTTTGATGCTGTGCCATTTACCAGGGTTTGAAATAACTGATACTTCTGTTTGTGTCTCTTACAGACAAAATTTTGGGTTTATGTATTCTCATAAAAGATGTTGCACCAGTGTACAATGTCATTTGTAGTGTTGACTTTCTCTTCTGAAACTGCATCCCACTGCTTTGAGTTATCCTGCCTGTTAGCCTACATATGCCGAAGTCTTGCACCAACATTTTCTATACCAGTGACTAAAAATATTGGTATAGACGAGGCCTGAAGTAACCAGACCTGCATCATGCAGCTACACGGTGATAATCCATAAAACATGGACAAAGCTGCTGGAACCAATTAACTTAAAATTGCAGGGAAATCTTTCATGTTGACTGTGTAATGCTTCACATGCAGTTCTCTTGCACTTCGTGATGAGGTTTCAACACATAGGGCTTTGTAACTCTTAAGCCTTGTCCCTTGACAAAGTAAGATTTTGGCTTTCTTGTGAAGAGCGTCTTTGCTGGTTCGCACAGAAAATTCTTGTATTCAGCTTCTCGTTCTTTTGTGAGTATGGAAAGTCATGAGGTAGGTTTTTTTTTACAGCTACTTACTCTGGAGAATCATCGCAACTGTTGTGCTGTGTTTGGCTCCGGACGCTGGCAAGTCATTCTGACTCAGGGGCATTCTGACTGTCTTGTACCATTTTGAAAGATGTAGAAAAGCTTAAAGTCTAAATCTTACAGCTCTGCAGATAAT is part of the Strix uralensis isolate ZFMK-TIS-50842 chromosome 7, bStrUra1, whole genome shotgun sequence genome and encodes:
- the CISD1 gene encoding CDGSH iron-sulfur domain-containing protein 1, translating into MGPGHNSAVRVEWIAAVSLAAGAAAVGYLAYKKFLSKDKCCKAMVNPHIQKDNPKVVHAFDMEDLGDKAVYCRCWRSKKFPLCDGSHTKHNEETGDNVGPLIIKRKEA